Proteins encoded within one genomic window of Variovorax sp. OAS795:
- a CDS encoding sodium:proton antiporter, which translates to MKKIVRLAAAAVLPMMFPALAMAASLDGSRLSAPWGIPFAGLLLSIALMPLLAPSVWHHHYGKISAAWALAFLLPFAVIHGVPLAGSQLVHALVEEYIPFIILLTALFTVAGGIHIRGNLHGAPGLNTAILAIGAVLASLMGTTGASMLLIRPLVRANDNRVSKAHVVVFFIFIVSNAGGSLTPLGDPPLFLGFLKGVDFFWTARNILPETLFLVGMLLALFYVIDRYHYRKEGVLPFDPTPDTRRVGFDGAANFWLLGGVVFLVLLSGLWKSPVGFEVFGTRVGLPGLVRDVGLVAITLVSFKTTAPKVHADNQFEWGPMAEVAKLFAGIFLTIIPVIAMLKAGAHGPFAAVIAAVTKPDGQPDPAMYFWASGILSSFLDNAPTYLVFFNTAGGDPVALMTTYATTLAAISAGSVFMGANSYIGNAPNLMVKAIAESRGVRMPSFFGYMGWSVAILIPLFVLSTFIFFR; encoded by the coding sequence ATGAAAAAAATAGTTCGCTTGGCGGCGGCCGCAGTGCTGCCGATGATGTTTCCCGCGCTTGCCATGGCTGCCAGCCTCGACGGCAGCAGGCTGTCGGCGCCCTGGGGAATCCCCTTCGCAGGCCTTTTGCTGTCGATCGCGCTGATGCCGCTGCTCGCCCCTTCGGTCTGGCATCACCACTACGGCAAGATCTCGGCGGCCTGGGCGCTGGCTTTCCTGCTTCCCTTTGCCGTGATCCACGGGGTGCCGCTGGCCGGCTCCCAGCTGGTGCATGCGTTGGTCGAGGAATACATCCCCTTCATCATCCTGCTCACGGCGCTGTTCACGGTGGCAGGGGGCATCCACATCCGCGGCAACCTGCATGGCGCGCCCGGGCTCAATACGGCCATTCTTGCGATCGGCGCGGTGCTCGCGAGCCTCATGGGCACGACCGGCGCCTCGATGCTGCTGATCCGGCCACTGGTGCGCGCCAACGACAACCGCGTGAGCAAGGCGCACGTGGTGGTGTTCTTCATCTTCATCGTGTCGAACGCCGGCGGCTCGCTCACACCGCTGGGGGATCCGCCGCTGTTCCTCGGCTTCCTGAAGGGCGTCGACTTTTTCTGGACGGCGCGCAACATCCTGCCCGAGACGCTGTTCCTGGTCGGCATGCTGCTGGCGCTGTTCTATGTCATCGACCGCTACCACTACCGCAAGGAGGGGGTGTTGCCGTTCGACCCGACGCCCGACACACGCCGGGTCGGCTTCGACGGTGCCGCCAATTTCTGGCTGCTGGGCGGCGTGGTCTTCCTGGTGCTGCTGTCGGGCCTCTGGAAATCGCCCGTGGGCTTCGAGGTGTTCGGCACGCGCGTCGGGCTGCCGGGACTGGTGCGCGATGTGGGCCTCGTCGCCATCACGCTGGTCTCGTTCAAGACCACGGCGCCCAAGGTGCATGCCGACAACCAGTTCGAATGGGGACCGATGGCCGAAGTGGCCAAGCTGTTCGCGGGCATCTTCCTGACCATCATCCCGGTGATCGCCATGCTGAAGGCCGGTGCGCACGGGCCGTTCGCCGCCGTGATCGCGGCCGTGACCAAGCCCGACGGCCAGCCCGATCCGGCCATGTATTTCTGGGCCTCCGGCATCCTCAGCTCGTTCCTGGACAACGCGCCGACCTACCTGGTGTTCTTCAACACCGCGGGAGGTGATCCCGTGGCGCTCATGACCACCTACGCCACCACGCTGGCCGCCATCTCGGCCGGTTCCGTGTTCATGGGTGCCAACAGCTACATCGGCAACGCGCCCAACCTCATGGTCAAGGCCATTGCCGAGAGCCGCGGCGTGCGCATGCCGAGCTTCTTCGGCTACATGGGCTGGTCCGTCGCCATCCTGATTCCGCTGTTCGTTCTTTCCACCTTCATCTTCTTCCGTTGA
- a CDS encoding 3-hydroxyacyl-CoA dehydrogenase, protein MQIDGKVFIVTGGASGLGEGTARMLAANGGKVVVADMQAEKGEAVAKDIGGVFVKCDVSQEADGQAAVAAALKLGKLVGLVNCAGIAPAEKTVGKNGAHALAVFSKTVTVNLIGSFNMIRLAAEAMSKNEPEATGERGVLISTASVAAYDGQIGQAAYSASKGGVVGMTLPIARDLARNGIRNMTIAPGIFGTPMLFGMPQEVQDALAASVPFPSRLGTPEDYARLAKHIIENDMLNGEVIRLDGAIRLPPR, encoded by the coding sequence ATGCAGATCGACGGCAAGGTTTTTATCGTGACCGGTGGCGCTTCGGGCCTCGGCGAAGGCACGGCGCGCATGCTGGCGGCAAACGGCGGCAAGGTGGTCGTTGCCGACATGCAGGCTGAAAAAGGCGAGGCCGTCGCGAAAGACATCGGCGGCGTCTTCGTCAAGTGCGACGTGAGCCAGGAGGCCGACGGCCAGGCCGCGGTTGCAGCCGCGCTGAAGCTCGGCAAGCTGGTGGGCCTGGTCAACTGCGCGGGCATTGCGCCGGCCGAGAAAACGGTGGGCAAGAACGGCGCCCACGCGCTGGCGGTGTTCAGCAAGACTGTCACGGTCAACCTGATCGGCAGCTTCAACATGATCCGCCTCGCGGCCGAGGCCATGAGCAAGAACGAGCCCGAAGCCACGGGCGAACGCGGCGTGCTGATCTCGACCGCCTCGGTTGCAGCCTACGACGGCCAGATCGGCCAGGCGGCGTACAGCGCCTCCAAGGGCGGCGTGGTCGGCATGACGCTGCCCATTGCACGCGACCTGGCGCGCAACGGCATCCGCAACATGACCATCGCCCCCGGCATCTTCGGCACGCCCATGCTCTTCGGCATGCCGCAGGAAGTGCAGGACGCACTGGCCGCCAGCGTGCCCTTTCCCTCCCGCCTGGGCACGCCCGAGGACTACGCCAGGCTCGCGAAACACATCATCGAGAACGACATGCTCAACGGGGAGGTGATTCGTCTCGACGGAGCGATTCGACTTCCTCCCCGGTAA
- a CDS encoding transglutaminase family protein codes for MRSISLPSFAGRLWFLSWALLALLPPQAHAQRITHAYDSQYKIIRAILEQPESQMDLGVIKLTIDQMIDPATDKAALLRQLDVMALEIKALFPLGASNLDKFKTLRDYLYRPSSISGRQPFLYNLADDLNPSARLLSVYLNTRKGNCVSMPLLFVILGQKLGIPVTITTAPQHLYVKFRGDNGLWFGVEATNGGSWAEDPWQEKQFPTLTPRAIASGIYMQPLTRKETATVIIDSLLGDYEAHKSNEADEARIRLALLALEYYPKDIDAMIHAYLGYRGLRATTIHRQVPANIRHTHEPAAAVRAVGQRVAVLGEQGQSAGLPSTNSRHEGRVPRENPTCQGWRHNPIKPRSIQGDRTMSNWARKLTIAGSIFIGLLSGAHAVYVDGNPANYVDPTGLDLVVVTGGRREATNPFGHTALGVTGAGIYSYGNNTPLGSSPLSYLDSQSQFRDQQVTIIPRTPEQDRAALDNLSRNSCRNCVGLLDNCAVRTDTALRASGVNTNMSPFPGGVARDAMRAPGATDYYIPKGGPIPPGVVDALRPFNPPNVP; via the coding sequence GTGCGAAGCATCTCTTTACCTTCGTTCGCTGGGAGATTGTGGTTTCTGTCGTGGGCATTGCTGGCGCTGTTGCCACCACAAGCTCACGCGCAGCGCATTACACATGCCTATGACTCACAGTACAAGATTATCCGGGCGATCCTTGAGCAGCCTGAGTCTCAAATGGACTTGGGCGTCATCAAGCTGACCATAGACCAGATGATCGACCCGGCAACCGACAAGGCCGCTTTGCTCAGGCAACTCGATGTGATGGCCTTGGAGATCAAGGCTCTCTTTCCGCTCGGCGCAAGCAACTTGGACAAGTTCAAGACCTTGCGCGACTACCTTTACCGACCGTCTTCGATCAGTGGTCGGCAACCGTTCCTGTACAACCTCGCAGACGATCTCAATCCGAGCGCGAGGCTGCTTTCCGTCTACCTGAATACTCGGAAGGGCAACTGTGTCTCCATGCCCTTGCTGTTCGTCATTCTCGGACAGAAGCTCGGAATTCCAGTCACGATCACCACGGCGCCCCAGCATCTCTATGTGAAGTTTCGCGGCGACAACGGCCTTTGGTTTGGCGTGGAAGCAACCAACGGCGGCAGCTGGGCCGAGGATCCGTGGCAAGAGAAACAGTTTCCAACGCTCACGCCGCGGGCCATCGCAAGCGGCATCTACATGCAGCCACTCACCAGGAAGGAAACCGCAACCGTCATCATCGACTCGCTGCTGGGTGACTACGAGGCCCACAAGAGCAATGAAGCTGACGAAGCGCGCATCAGGCTGGCCCTGCTCGCGCTTGAATACTACCCAAAAGATATCGATGCAATGATCCATGCCTACCTCGGCTACAGAGGTTTAAGGGCAACGACTATTCATCGACAAGTACCCGCAAACATCCGACATACCCATGAGCCTGCGGCCGCGGTTCGAGCAGTTGGACAACGGGTGGCAGTACTGGGGGAACAAGGCCAAAGCGCTGGGCTTCCAAGCACCAACTCCCGCCACGAAGGCCGCGTACCGCGAGAGAATCCAACGTGCCAGGGCTGGCGGCATAACCCAATAAAGCCAAGATCAATTCAGGGGGATAGAACCATGAGCAATTGGGCAAGAAAACTGACCATCGCTGGGTCGATATTTATCGGTCTGCTGAGCGGCGCTCATGCCGTCTATGTCGATGGCAATCCGGCGAACTACGTCGACCCGACGGGTCTTGATCTAGTCGTGGTCACAGGCGGCCGTCGCGAGGCCACCAACCCTTTTGGCCACACCGCGCTGGGTGTCACTGGGGCGGGCATCTATAGCTACGGCAATAACACTCCACTAGGCAGTTCTCCATTGAGCTACCTTGATTCACAAAGTCAGTTCCGCGATCAACAGGTGACGATCATCCCTCGCACGCCTGAGCAAGATAGGGCGGCCCTCGACAACTTGTCGCGCAACAGTTGTAGGAACTGCGTGGGGTTACTCGATAACTGCGCAGTCAGAACGGACACTGCATTGCGAGCCAGTGGCGTGAACACGAACATGTCTCCTTTCCCTGGGGGTGTAGCGCGCGATGCAATGCGCGCACCCGGAGCCACTGACTACTACATTCCCAAAGGCGGCCCGATTCCTCCCGGGGTCGTCGACGCGCTAAGGCCCTTCAATCCGCCAAACGTGCCATGA
- the pncB gene encoding nicotinate phosphoribosyltransferase, producing the protein MIIHSLLDTDLYKFTMMQVVLHHFPGAQVEYRFKCRNPGIDLAQFAGQIREEVRSLCSVQFRDAELTYLRSMRFIKSDFVDFLGLFRLNEKYISITPQPSGELEIRIKGPWLHTILFEIPVLAIVNEVYFRNTQKKPDLEEGRRRLETKIGQLQDAGLADLKIADYGTRRRFSKDWHEEVLRTLNARLGAVTSPPVQSRPGARLPQLAGTSNVLYAMKLGLIPLGTMAHEYLQACQGLGPRLRDSQIFGFESWAREYRGDLGIALSDVYGMSAFLRDFDLYFCKLFDGARHDSGDPFQWGERMLAHYIANRVDPRTKTLIFSDSLTVPRTIELYQQFRGRCQLAFGIGTNLTNDLGYEPLQIVIKMITCNGQPVAKLSDTPSKNMCEDEKYLAYLRQVFEIEQPPA; encoded by the coding sequence ATGATCATTCACAGCCTGCTCGACACTGACCTCTACAAGTTCACCATGATGCAGGTCGTGCTGCATCACTTCCCGGGAGCCCAGGTCGAGTACCGCTTCAAGTGCCGCAACCCGGGCATCGACCTGGCGCAATTCGCGGGGCAGATCCGCGAAGAGGTGCGCAGCCTCTGCTCCGTGCAGTTTCGCGACGCCGAATTGACCTACCTGCGCTCGATGCGCTTCATCAAGAGCGACTTCGTCGATTTCCTGGGGCTGTTCCGGCTCAACGAGAAATACATCAGCATCACGCCCCAGCCCTCGGGCGAGCTCGAGATCCGCATCAAGGGCCCGTGGCTGCACACCATCCTGTTCGAGATCCCGGTGCTCGCGATCGTGAACGAGGTCTACTTTCGCAACACGCAGAAGAAGCCCGATCTCGAAGAAGGCCGGCGGCGCCTGGAAACGAAGATCGGCCAGCTGCAGGATGCCGGCCTCGCCGACCTCAAGATTGCCGACTACGGCACGCGCCGCCGCTTCTCCAAGGACTGGCACGAAGAAGTTCTTCGCACCCTCAATGCCAGGCTGGGCGCCGTCACCTCGCCGCCGGTGCAATCCCGGCCCGGCGCGCGGCTGCCCCAGCTCGCGGGCACCAGCAACGTGCTCTATGCCATGAAGCTCGGCCTCATTCCGCTCGGCACCATGGCGCACGAATACCTGCAGGCCTGCCAGGGGCTCGGGCCGCGGCTGCGCGACAGCCAGATCTTCGGCTTCGAGAGTTGGGCCCGCGAATACCGCGGCGACCTGGGCATTGCGCTGTCCGACGTCTACGGCATGAGCGCCTTCCTGCGGGACTTCGACCTCTACTTCTGCAAGCTGTTCGACGGCGCGCGCCACGACAGCGGCGATCCCTTCCAGTGGGGCGAGCGCATGCTGGCCCACTACATCGCCAACCGGGTCGATCCGCGCACCAAGACGCTGATCTTCAGCGACAGCCTCACGGTGCCGCGCACCATCGAGCTCTACCAGCAGTTCCGCGGCCGCTGCCAGCTGGCGTTCGGCATCGGCACCAATCTGACCAACGACCTGGGCTACGAGCCGCTGCAGATCGTCATCAAGATGATCACCTGCAACGGGCAGCCGGTGGCCAAGCTGTCGGACACCCCGTCCAAGAACATGTGCGAGGACGAGAAATACCTCGCGTATCTGCGTCAGGTTTTCGAGATCGAGCAGCCGCCGGCCTGA
- the dnaG gene encoding DNA primase has translation MTIPASFIQELIARADVVEIVGRYVQLKKAGANFMGLCPFHGEKSPSFSVSPTKQFYHCFGCGVHGNAIGFLMEHAGMGFVEAVHDLAGQYGLQVPEDDASPAERARAANQRQKQATLTDVLEKAGEAYRKALRQAPGAIEYLKGRGVSGEVAKQFGIGYAPAGWRTLASVFPDYDDPLLAESGLVIVNTEDGAEDAKRYDRFRDRVMFPIRNVKGECIGFGGRVLGDEKPKYLNSPETPVFSKGRELYGLYEARAAFRERGYALVTEGYMDVVALAQLGFPNAVATLGTACTTEHVQKLFRFTESVVFSFDGDAAGRRAARKALDGALPYATDVRSIKFLFLPAEHDPDSFIREFGADAFARFVAEATPLSRFMIEAARDGCDLTTAEGRAHMSSNVRPLWSAMPDGALKRQLLSEIATLVQLDAAALSELWAATPGPRKAAPAPAARHGGEPGDPFDYADMPPPSEYEPPRYENDSKPRGKFIKGKRWGGKFEAPIEPLRGRGKPPSRPDVAVRLLLSNMAQWDALSHELHVMLCDLPGPHGALFTWLDSQLHEHGVQPWAALREGMRGLDFEALAERLMSVAESAPPAEGEEDQHLADAARELSSVLDFMLDDLLKAQQSEAIAAVGSDPKALERYKALEARRLELRARLKPSGS, from the coding sequence ATGACCATCCCCGCCTCTTTCATCCAGGAACTCATCGCGCGCGCCGATGTGGTCGAAATCGTCGGGCGCTATGTGCAGCTCAAGAAGGCCGGCGCCAATTTCATGGGGCTGTGTCCGTTCCATGGCGAGAAATCGCCCTCCTTCTCGGTCAGCCCCACCAAGCAGTTCTATCACTGCTTCGGCTGCGGCGTGCATGGCAATGCCATCGGCTTTCTCATGGAGCACGCGGGCATGGGCTTCGTCGAGGCGGTGCATGACCTGGCCGGCCAGTACGGCCTGCAGGTGCCCGAGGACGACGCCTCCCCGGCCGAGCGGGCCCGCGCCGCCAACCAGCGCCAGAAGCAGGCCACGCTGACCGACGTGCTCGAAAAGGCCGGCGAGGCCTACCGCAAGGCGCTGCGGCAGGCGCCGGGCGCCATCGAATACCTCAAGGGCCGCGGCGTCTCGGGCGAAGTAGCCAAGCAGTTCGGCATCGGCTATGCGCCCGCGGGCTGGCGCACCCTGGCCAGCGTGTTTCCCGACTACGACGACCCGCTGCTCGCCGAAAGCGGGCTGGTGATCGTCAACACCGAAGACGGCGCCGAGGACGCCAAGCGCTACGACCGCTTCCGCGACCGCGTGATGTTCCCGATCCGCAACGTCAAGGGCGAATGCATCGGCTTCGGCGGCCGGGTGCTGGGGGACGAAAAGCCGAAGTACCTCAACTCGCCCGAAACGCCCGTGTTCAGCAAGGGCCGGGAGCTCTACGGCCTGTACGAGGCGCGCGCCGCCTTCCGCGAGCGCGGCTATGCGCTGGTGACCGAGGGCTACATGGACGTGGTCGCGCTCGCGCAGCTCGGGTTCCCGAACGCGGTGGCCACCCTGGGCACAGCCTGCACCACGGAGCATGTGCAGAAGCTCTTCCGCTTCACCGAGTCGGTGGTGTTCAGCTTCGACGGCGATGCGGCCGGGCGCCGGGCCGCGCGCAAGGCGCTCGACGGCGCCCTGCCCTATGCCACCGACGTGCGCAGCATCAAGTTCCTGTTCCTGCCGGCCGAGCACGATCCCGACAGCTTCATCCGCGAATTCGGCGCCGATGCCTTCGCCCGCTTCGTGGCCGAGGCCACGCCGCTCTCGCGCTTCATGATCGAGGCCGCGCGCGACGGCTGCGACCTGACCACCGCCGAAGGCCGCGCCCACATGAGCAGCAATGTCCGGCCGCTCTGGAGCGCCATGCCCGACGGGGCGCTCAAGCGGCAGCTGCTGAGCGAGATCGCGACGCTGGTGCAGCTGGACGCGGCCGCCTTGTCGGAACTCTGGGCCGCTACGCCCGGGCCCCGGAAGGCGGCCCCGGCGCCGGCCGCGCGGCATGGCGGCGAGCCTGGCGACCCCTTCGACTACGCCGACATGCCGCCGCCGTCGGAGTATGAGCCCCCGCGCTACGAAAACGATAGCAAGCCGCGCGGCAAGTTCATCAAGGGCAAACGCTGGGGCGGCAAGTTCGAGGCGCCCATCGAGCCGCTGCGCGGACGAGGCAAGCCGCCGAGCCGTCCCGACGTGGCGGTGCGGCTGCTGCTGTCGAACATGGCGCAGTGGGATGCCCTGTCGCACGAACTGCACGTCATGCTCTGCGACCTGCCCGGCCCGCACGGCGCGCTCTTCACCTGGCTCGACAGCCAGTTGCACGAGCACGGCGTACAGCCCTGGGCGGCACTGCGCGAAGGCATGCGCGGGCTCGATTTCGAGGCGCTGGCGGAGCGGCTCATGAGCGTTGCGGAGAGCGCGCCGCCGGCCGAGGGCGAAGAAGACCAGCACCTGGCCGATGCCGCCAGGGAGCTGTCGAGCGTGCTGGATTTCATGCTCGACGACCTCCTCAAGGCCCAGCAGAGCGAGGCCATTGCCGCCGTGGGCTCGGACCCCAAGGCACTGGAACGCTACAAGGCGCTCGAGGCGCGAAGGCTGGAGCTGCGCGCCCGCCTCAAGCCGTCAGGGTCATAA
- a CDS encoding CsbD family protein, whose protein sequence is MNKDTIEGNWKQLKGKVKEQWGKLTDDDFDVIAGKRDQLLGRIQERHGISRDEAEKQVKEWETRDGRSPDALWYEKY, encoded by the coding sequence ATGAACAAGGACACCATCGAAGGCAACTGGAAACAGCTCAAGGGCAAGGTGAAGGAGCAATGGGGCAAGCTGACCGACGATGACTTCGACGTGATTGCGGGCAAGCGCGACCAGCTGCTCGGCCGTATCCAGGAACGCCATGGCATCAGCCGCGACGAGGCCGAAAAACAGGTCAAGGAATGGGAAACCCGCGACGGCCGCTCGCCGGACGCTCTCTGGTACGAAAAGTACTGA
- a CDS encoding phasin family protein, which translates to MALTADQILAAQKANLETLFGLTTKAFEGVEKLVELNVTASKAALAEAAGTAQAALNVKDAQELLTLQASLFQPLAEKTAAYSRHLYDIAQGTGAEFTKAFEVKAAEAQQTFVGLVDSASKNAPAGSETAVAVLKSAVAAANNAFESVQKAVKQASDVAEANFNAVSSQAVAAAKTATSTRKR; encoded by the coding sequence ATGGCCCTGACCGCTGACCAAATCCTCGCCGCCCAAAAAGCAAACCTCGAAACCCTGTTCGGCCTGACCACCAAGGCATTCGAAGGCGTGGAGAAGCTCGTCGAGCTGAACGTGACCGCTTCCAAGGCTGCCCTGGCCGAAGCCGCCGGCACCGCCCAAGCCGCCCTGAACGTCAAGGACGCGCAAGAACTGCTGACGCTGCAAGCCAGCCTGTTCCAGCCCCTGGCCGAAAAGACCGCCGCCTACAGCCGTCACCTGTATGACATCGCCCAAGGCACCGGCGCCGAATTCACCAAGGCTTTCGAAGTCAAGGCCGCTGAAGCCCAGCAAACCTTCGTCGGCCTCGTCGACAGCGCTTCCAAGAACGCACCTGCCGGTTCGGAAACCGCCGTTGCCGTGCTGAAGAGCGCCGTGGCTGCCGCCAACAACGCTTTCGAATCGGTCCAGAAGGCTGTCAAGCAGGCTTCCGACGTCGCCGAAGCCAACTTCAACGCCGTGTCGTCGCAAGCCGTCGCCGCTGCCAAGACCGCCACCAGCACGCGCAAGCGCTAA
- a CDS encoding YihY/virulence factor BrkB family protein: MTTPKPLHHAPPLLLRHPLNFVWDALKAFRANQGLLLAGAVAYYALLSIVPLLIVSVIAMSHVIEQAELLRTIGRYLEWLLPGQSKAIVTELSNFLDHRDVMGPVLVVTMIFFSSLAFSVLESAMAVIFHHRKADHKRHFLVSAVMPYLYILCLCAGLLLVTLVSGALQLVGQESVDLFGRDWSLSGVSGLLLYLLGLGGEIFMLTSLYLVMPAGRMSLRHALLGGVTAALLWEGTRHVLIWYFTTLSQVNVVYGSLTTAIVVLLSLEIAATLVLLGAQVIAQYERLDRTGSTAVPPITGAEVESLRRDESPPR, translated from the coding sequence ATGACGACGCCCAAACCATTGCACCACGCCCCGCCGCTGCTCCTGCGCCATCCCCTGAATTTTGTCTGGGATGCGCTCAAGGCCTTCCGTGCCAACCAGGGCCTGCTGCTCGCGGGCGCGGTGGCCTATTACGCCCTGCTGTCCATCGTGCCGCTCCTGATCGTGAGCGTGATCGCGATGTCGCACGTGATCGAGCAGGCCGAGCTGCTGCGCACCATCGGCCGCTACCTCGAATGGCTGCTGCCGGGGCAGTCCAAGGCGATCGTGACGGAACTGTCGAACTTTCTCGACCATCGCGATGTGATGGGGCCGGTGCTCGTGGTGACGATGATCTTCTTCAGCTCGCTGGCCTTCAGCGTGCTCGAAAGCGCCATGGCGGTGATCTTTCACCACCGCAAGGCCGACCACAAGCGCCATTTCCTGGTCTCCGCCGTCATGCCGTACCTCTACATCCTGTGCCTGTGCGCAGGGCTGCTGCTGGTCACCCTGGTGTCCGGCGCCCTGCAATTGGTCGGGCAGGAAAGCGTCGACCTGTTCGGGCGCGACTGGTCGCTGTCGGGTGTCTCGGGGCTGCTGCTCTACCTGCTCGGGCTGGGCGGCGAGATCTTCATGCTGACCTCGCTCTACCTCGTGATGCCGGCGGGCCGAATGTCGCTGCGCCATGCGCTGCTCGGCGGCGTGACGGCCGCGCTGCTGTGGGAGGGCACGCGGCATGTGCTGATCTGGTATTTCACGACGCTCTCGCAGGTCAACGTGGTGTACGGCTCGCTCACCACCGCCATCGTGGTGCTGCTGAGCCTGGAGATTGCCGCCACGCTCGTGCTGCTGGGCGCCCAGGTCATCGCCCAGTACGAGCGCCTGGACCGCACCGGCAGCACGGCGGTGCCGCCGATCACCGGGGCGGAAGTCGAATCGCTCCGTCGAGACGAATCACCTCCCCGTTGA
- a CDS encoding D-glycerate dehydrogenase, whose protein sequence is MSKPKILVARAVFPETIERLSQHFEVESNQSDESWSKEQLIARLQGKQGAFTTGSERIDAAVLDACPDLKICANMAVGYNNFDVDAMAAHGVLGTNAPDVLTETTADFGFALLMATARRITESEHFLRAGKWQKWSYDMFAGSDIHGSTLGIIGMGRIGQGIARRGAHGFGMKVVYHNRSRLDAALEAECKASYASKEELLRTADHVVLVVPYSPASHHTIGAAELALMKPTATLVNIARGGIVDDAALAVALREKRIAAAGLDVFEGEPKVHPDLLTVPNVVLTPHIASATVPTRRAMADLAADNLIAWFGGKGPLTPVTPVPPAAR, encoded by the coding sequence ATGAGCAAGCCCAAGATCCTTGTTGCCCGCGCGGTCTTTCCCGAAACCATCGAGCGCCTCTCTCAGCACTTCGAGGTCGAGTCCAACCAGTCTGACGAGAGCTGGAGCAAGGAGCAGCTGATCGCCAGGCTCCAGGGCAAGCAGGGCGCCTTCACCACCGGCAGCGAGCGCATCGACGCCGCGGTGCTCGACGCCTGTCCCGACCTCAAGATCTGCGCCAACATGGCCGTGGGCTACAACAACTTCGACGTCGACGCGATGGCCGCGCACGGCGTGCTCGGCACCAACGCGCCCGACGTGCTCACCGAAACCACGGCCGACTTCGGGTTTGCGCTGCTGATGGCGACGGCCCGCCGCATCACCGAGAGCGAACACTTCCTGCGCGCGGGCAAGTGGCAGAAGTGGAGCTACGACATGTTCGCCGGCTCCGACATCCACGGCTCGACGCTCGGCATCATCGGCATGGGCCGCATCGGGCAGGGCATTGCCCGGCGCGGCGCGCACGGCTTCGGCATGAAGGTGGTCTATCACAACCGCTCCCGCCTGGACGCCGCGCTCGAAGCCGAATGCAAGGCCAGCTATGCAAGCAAGGAAGAGCTGCTCAGGACCGCCGACCACGTGGTCCTGGTCGTGCCGTATTCGCCGGCGTCGCACCACACCATCGGCGCGGCCGAGCTCGCGCTCATGAAGCCGACCGCCACGCTGGTGAACATCGCGCGTGGCGGCATCGTCGATGACGCGGCGCTGGCCGTGGCACTGCGCGAGAAGCGCATTGCGGCCGCGGGGCTCGATGTGTTCGAGGGCGAACCCAAGGTCCACCCCGACCTGCTGACCGTGCCCAACGTGGTGCTCACGCCGCACATCGCAAGCGCCACCGTGCCCACGCGCCGCGCCATGGCCGATCTTGCGGCCGACAACCTCATTGCCTGGTTCGGCGGCAAGGGCCCGCTCACGCCCGTCACGCCCGTTCCGCCGGCCGCCAGGTAA
- a CDS encoding histone deacetylase — protein sequence MRAFYSGQFVLPLPPGHRFPMSRYAMLRDRLLEHLPAIDMDPAPRATDGELALAHTPQWIAAISDGSVSPQAMREIGFPWSETMVERSRRSTGATIAACRAAFAGGVAANMAGGTHHAYADKGGGFCVFNDAAVAARLMQAEHGRSGRQLRIAVIDLDVHQGNGTASIFRSDPSVFTLSMHGQKNFPFRKETSDLDVELADGCGDADYLAALEHALDELDRRFAPGLVIYLAGADPFERDRLGRLKLSFDGLEARDRRVFDWAWQRRIPLAFAMAGGYATDIAETVQVQLGTFRVALDYWRRWQNAAR from the coding sequence ATGCGCGCCTTCTATTCCGGCCAGTTCGTCTTGCCGCTGCCTCCGGGCCACCGCTTTCCCATGTCGCGCTACGCCATGCTGCGCGACCGCCTGCTGGAGCACCTGCCGGCCATCGACATGGACCCGGCGCCCCGCGCCACCGATGGCGAGCTGGCGCTGGCCCACACGCCGCAGTGGATTGCCGCCATCAGCGACGGCAGCGTGAGCCCGCAGGCCATGCGGGAGATCGGCTTTCCCTGGAGCGAGACCATGGTCGAGCGCTCGCGCCGCTCCACCGGCGCGACCATCGCGGCCTGCCGTGCGGCCTTTGCCGGCGGGGTCGCGGCCAACATGGCGGGCGGCACGCACCATGCCTATGCCGACAAGGGTGGGGGATTCTGCGTCTTCAACGACGCCGCCGTGGCTGCCCGCCTCATGCAGGCGGAGCACGGCCGCAGCGGCCGGCAGCTGCGCATCGCGGTGATCGACCTGGACGTGCACCAGGGCAATGGCACGGCCAGCATCTTCAGGAGCGACCCGAGCGTCTTCACGCTCTCCATGCACGGGCAGAAGAACTTCCCATTCCGAAAGGAGACGAGCGACCTGGACGTCGAACTGGCCGACGGCTGCGGCGATGCCGACTACCTCGCCGCGCTCGAACATGCGCTCGACGAGCTCGACCGGCGCTTCGCGCCCGGCCTGGTGATCTACCTGGCGGGCGCCGACCCCTTCGAGCGCGACCGGCTCGGGCGGCTCAAGCTGAGCTTCGACGGGCTGGAGGCGCGCGACCGGCGGGTGTTCGACTGGGCTTGGCAGCGCCGCATTCCGCTGGCGTTTGCCATGGCGGGCGGCTACGCGACCGACATCGCCGAGACGGTGCAGGTGCAGCTGGGCACCTTCAGGGTGGCGCTCGACTACTGGCGCCGCTGGCAAAATGCCGCGCGATGA